One part of the Bacillota bacterium genome encodes these proteins:
- the carA gene encoding glutamine-hydrolyzing carbamoyl-phosphate synthase small subunit: MKARLILEDGSIYEGESLGYSGCVAGEVVFNTGMTGYQEILTDPSYYGQIVVMTYPLIGNYGMNPGWCQSFRPHVAGFVVSEACGSPSHWESAEGLHEYLAANSVVAMSGTDTRALTRRIRDRGTMKGVLAAEGWAGFEPAVATGLMNNIDLRDAVMRVTSGKEMRIPGNGPRVVVIDYGAKRRIIRMLADAGCELVVVPAWYTAPQVLALEPEGVVLSNGPGDPKDAAGQTKTAGSLLGKLPLFGICLGHQVLALAAGAETYKMKFGHRGSNHPVKDLRTGHAWITSQNHGYAVDPGTLDGTGLEMAQVNLTDGTVEGVAHPSEPVMSVQYHPEAGPGPHDSSSLFRQFVEMISPGAGRGSTPHARAS, from the coding sequence ATGAAGGCCAGGCTTATCCTGGAGGACGGTTCGATATACGAGGGGGAGAGCCTCGGGTATTCCGGCTGTGTCGCCGGCGAGGTGGTCTTCAACACCGGCATGACGGGTTACCAGGAGATCCTGACTGATCCCTCCTACTACGGGCAGATAGTGGTGATGACTTACCCCCTGATTGGGAATTACGGCATGAACCCCGGGTGGTGCCAGTCGTTCAGGCCGCACGTGGCAGGGTTCGTAGTAAGCGAGGCGTGCGGCTCGCCGAGCCACTGGGAATCGGCGGAAGGGCTGCACGAATACCTTGCCGCCAACAGCGTGGTGGCGATGTCGGGCACAGACACTCGCGCGCTCACACGGCGCATACGCGACCGCGGCACGATGAAGGGTGTGCTTGCCGCTGAGGGCTGGGCCGGATTCGAACCGGCCGTCGCCACCGGCCTGATGAACAACATCGATCTCCGCGACGCCGTCATGAGAGTCACATCCGGCAAGGAAATGAGGATACCCGGAAACGGCCCGCGGGTCGTCGTGATAGACTACGGCGCCAAGAGGCGGATAATCAGGATGCTGGCGGATGCCGGCTGCGAACTTGTGGTTGTCCCCGCGTGGTACACTGCCCCGCAGGTGCTTGCCCTCGAGCCCGAGGGGGTCGTGCTTTCGAACGGGCCGGGTGACCCGAAAGATGCCGCCGGCCAGACAAAGACGGCCGGAAGCCTGCTCGGAAAACTCCCGCTATTCGGCATCTGCCTCGGCCATCAGGTGCTCGCGCTGGCCGCGGGGGCGGAGACCTACAAGATGAAGTTCGGCCACAGGGGCTCGAACCACCCCGTAAAGGACCTGCGGACCGGCCACGCCTGGATCACCAGCCAGAATCATGGCTACGCGGTTGACCCCGGCACCCTGGACGGCACCGGACTGGAGATGGCGCAGGTGAACCTGACCGACGGCACCGTAGAGGGCGTGGCACACCCCTCGGAGCCGGTGATGTCCGTGCAGTACCATCCAGAAGCCGGCCCGGGGCCACACGACTCGAGCAGCCTGTTCCGGCAGTTCGTCGAAATGATTTCGCCGGGCGCGGGGCGAGGGTCCACGCCGCATGCCCGTGCTTCCTGA
- the carB gene encoding carbamoyl-phosphate synthase large subunit, with protein sequence MPVLPEVSKVLVIGSGPIIIGQAAEFDYAGSQACRALREIGVRVVLVNSNPATIMTDLAVADVVYIEPLNVESIERIICKERPGGLLPTLGGQTGLNLAVELHDSGILDRYGVRLLGTPIEAIRKAEDRVLFREAMRAAGQPVIESEPVTSVSGALEFARSHTLPVVVRPAFTLGGSGGGIAFNEHDLAEIASRGLALSPVKQLLLERTVLGWKEIEYEVVRDGAGNCITVCNMENVDPMGVHTGDSIVVAPSQTLSDEDYQMLRDAALAIIGHLRIEGGCNVQFALDPRGSRYYVIEVNPRLSRSSALASKATGYPIAKVAAKIAAGLRLDEVVNPITGSTSALFEPALDYVVLKIPRWPFDKFPLADCSLGTQMKATGEAMAIDRSFEAALMKAIRSLDLKSDAIRQPQYSGLGLDQIVAGLRVPTHERLFLVAEAIARGMGIAEISELSGIDPFFVRKTERLVRIEQGLGSLGKALTGSAAGGDDRANVPRSMLDVKRAGFSDRRIAGAAGLRDGQVTTMRLGASAGAAGIAGLPLLPAYKMVDTCAGEFEARTPYYYSTYGAEDEAPRMGDATVMIIGSGPIKIGQGIEFDYCCVHAAIALRKMGYRTVMVNNNPETVSTDFDISDRLYFEPVTFEDVMNIVVKERPLGVFVQFGGQTAINLAGPLSAAGAPIAGTQAGSIDAAEDRGKFDALLASLGIPRPQGGVAFSVVQGREVASSAGYPVLVRPSFVIAGRAMEIVRNESELTTYLASAVQVTPEHPVLIDRYIEGREVEVDAVCDGTETLVCGIMEHVEQAGIHSGDSIAVYPPVSLDATQREAIVDYTSRISAALGVKGLINVQFVIDGARVMVIEANPRASRTVPFLSKAAGLPIVDIAVAVSLGATLRGLGYTPGIYREPARCAVKAPVFSFGKLVGVESSLGPEMKSTGEVMGMAPTLPEAMHGALSAAGYSVRSGGTVLLSIADRDKSAAEDVARGFRSLGFHLAATDHTAEWLQRSGIPVRRLDKANGAGIMESPALRRVSQGEVDLAVVTASVGKDPSRWGFRLRRTLAEHGVPTITSLATARAFLMATRWRIDTETGGHSPAGPVSLNEYLCMD encoded by the coding sequence ATGCCCGTGCTTCCTGAGGTATCCAAGGTCCTCGTTATCGGGTCGGGGCCCATCATCATAGGCCAGGCCGCCGAATTCGACTACGCCGGCAGCCAGGCGTGCAGGGCGCTCCGCGAGATCGGCGTCCGCGTGGTGCTCGTCAATTCGAACCCCGCAACCATCATGACCGACCTGGCCGTCGCGGACGTCGTCTACATCGAGCCACTCAACGTCGAGAGCATCGAGCGCATAATCTGCAAGGAACGTCCGGGCGGTCTCCTGCCAACCCTCGGGGGACAGACCGGCCTCAACCTCGCCGTCGAGCTCCACGATTCCGGCATCCTTGACAGGTACGGGGTGCGACTCCTCGGCACTCCCATTGAAGCCATCCGGAAGGCCGAGGACCGCGTGTTGTTCCGCGAGGCGATGCGCGCCGCCGGTCAGCCCGTGATCGAGAGCGAGCCCGTAACCAGCGTTTCGGGGGCGCTCGAGTTCGCCAGGTCCCACACGCTCCCCGTCGTGGTCAGGCCCGCGTTCACCCTCGGCGGCTCCGGCGGCGGGATAGCATTCAACGAGCACGACCTGGCCGAGATCGCCTCGCGCGGCCTGGCATTGAGTCCCGTCAAGCAGTTGCTCCTCGAACGCACGGTGCTCGGCTGGAAGGAGATCGAGTACGAGGTCGTACGTGACGGCGCGGGCAACTGCATCACCGTGTGCAACATGGAGAACGTCGATCCCATGGGCGTGCACACAGGCGACAGTATCGTCGTAGCGCCGAGCCAGACGCTCTCGGACGAGGACTATCAGATGCTGCGCGACGCCGCCCTGGCCATCATCGGCCACCTCAGAATCGAGGGCGGCTGCAACGTCCAGTTCGCGCTCGACCCCCGCGGGTCACGGTATTACGTCATCGAAGTCAATCCCCGGCTGAGCAGGTCGAGCGCCCTGGCCTCCAAAGCGACTGGCTATCCCATCGCGAAGGTCGCGGCCAAGATCGCCGCGGGTCTCCGCCTCGACGAGGTTGTCAACCCCATCACGGGCAGCACCAGCGCGCTTTTCGAACCGGCGCTCGACTACGTCGTACTGAAGATCCCGCGCTGGCCGTTCGACAAATTCCCGCTCGCCGACTGCTCGCTGGGTACACAGATGAAGGCTACGGGCGAGGCCATGGCGATCGACCGCTCGTTCGAGGCGGCGCTGATGAAGGCAATACGGTCACTGGACCTCAAGTCGGACGCCATCCGGCAACCGCAGTACTCCGGGCTCGGGCTCGACCAGATCGTGGCCGGGCTGAGAGTGCCCACGCACGAGCGCCTGTTCCTGGTGGCCGAGGCGATAGCCCGCGGGATGGGCATCGCAGAGATCAGCGAACTGAGCGGAATCGACCCGTTCTTCGTAAGGAAGACCGAGCGGCTCGTCAGGATCGAGCAGGGGCTCGGATCACTGGGTAAGGCACTCACGGGATCCGCCGCCGGAGGCGATGATCGGGCGAATGTCCCCCGCTCCATGCTGGACGTCAAGCGCGCAGGTTTTTCTGACAGGCGTATCGCCGGAGCGGCCGGGCTTCGGGACGGGCAGGTGACGACGATGCGTCTCGGCGCGTCCGCCGGCGCGGCGGGCATCGCGGGTCTACCCTTGCTCCCCGCCTACAAAATGGTGGACACCTGCGCCGGTGAGTTCGAGGCGCGCACCCCTTACTACTATTCGACGTACGGGGCGGAGGACGAGGCCCCGCGGATGGGCGACGCGACCGTGATGATAATCGGCTCGGGACCGATCAAGATCGGCCAGGGGATCGAGTTCGACTATTGCTGCGTGCACGCGGCGATCGCGCTTCGCAAGATGGGATACCGGACGGTCATGGTGAACAACAACCCCGAGACTGTCAGCACGGACTTCGACATCTCCGACAGGCTGTATTTCGAGCCGGTGACGTTCGAGGACGTGATGAACATAGTCGTCAAGGAAAGGCCCCTCGGAGTGTTCGTCCAGTTCGGCGGACAGACCGCGATAAACCTGGCCGGGCCGCTCTCCGCCGCCGGCGCTCCGATAGCCGGAACGCAGGCGGGCAGCATAGATGCCGCTGAGGACCGCGGGAAGTTCGACGCGCTGCTCGCGTCGCTCGGAATCCCGAGGCCGCAGGGCGGCGTCGCGTTCTCGGTGGTACAGGGGCGGGAGGTCGCCTCGTCCGCCGGCTACCCGGTGCTGGTGCGGCCGTCGTTCGTCATCGCAGGGCGCGCCATGGAGATCGTGAGGAACGAGAGCGAACTCACGACTTACCTCGCGTCAGCGGTCCAGGTGACGCCCGAGCACCCGGTGTTGATCGACCGTTACATCGAGGGACGCGAGGTCGAGGTGGACGCGGTGTGCGACGGGACCGAGACGCTCGTGTGTGGGATAATGGAGCACGTGGAACAGGCCGGGATCCACTCGGGCGACAGCATCGCCGTCTACCCGCCGGTATCGCTCGACGCCACGCAGCGCGAGGCCATCGTGGACTACACCTCGCGGATATCCGCCGCGCTGGGCGTGAAGGGCCTCATAAACGTGCAGTTCGTCATCGACGGTGCACGCGTGATGGTTATCGAGGCGAACCCGAGGGCGAGCCGGACGGTCCCGTTCCTGAGTAAGGCAGCCGGCCTGCCAATCGTGGACATCGCCGTCGCGGTCTCACTCGGTGCCACGTTGCGGGGTCTTGGATATACCCCGGGCATATACCGCGAGCCGGCGCGCTGCGCGGTCAAAGCTCCCGTGTTTTCATTCGGGAAGCTGGTGGGCGTGGAGTCCAGCCTCGGGCCCGAGATGAAGTCCACGGGCGAGGTAATGGGTATGGCGCCCACGCTGCCCGAGGCGATGCACGGCGCGCTGTCCGCCGCGGGTTATTCCGTGCGCAGTGGCGGGACTGTGCTGCTGTCCATCGCGGACAGGGACAAGTCCGCGGCGGAGGACGTCGCCAGGGGGTTCCGCAGCCTGGGTTTCCACCTGGCGGCGACCGACCACACCGCGGAGTGGCTCCAGCGCAGCGGCATACCAGTGCGGCGGCTCGACAAGGCCAATGGTGCCGGCATCATGGAATCACCCGCGCTGCGCAGGGTTTCGCAGGGCGAGGTCGACCTGGCCGTTGTGACAGCTTCAGTCGGCAAAGACCCATCACGCTGGGGCTTCAGGCTGCGCCGCACGCTCGCCGAGCACGGCGTCCCGACCATAACCTCGCTTGCGACGGCGCGGGCGTTCCTCATGGCCACAAGGTGGCGAATAGACACCGAAACCGGCGGCCACTCGCCTGCCGGTCCGGTCTCGCTCAACGAATACCTGTGTATGGATTGA
- a CDS encoding TOMM precursor leader peptide-binding protein has translation MTDTGGLPSKPRVPGFFNVLPMEGDRIQLRSAHRTVILSGSSVKAVARLLDLLDGTRDVRQVLACFPEIPAVEVLRTLRMLYERRLIEDAAVPAPGVAPETPAAPPAPGGAGRTFFSMVFGNGQIALDVLKASRVVVFGLGRVGSHAVASLARAGVGNMTVVDDGVVDPSLHECGGLYSPADTGRPRAEVACERMAASGACARPEPAQVDLANIDRICACIRGADLVLVCQDHPAVSIYRAINAASLREGVRWLRTALDGFEAQLGPSVLPRDTACYTCYEKRVRGNWPHYDENLAFEEYLASGNAPADYGCLTPIAGFLGHVASIECLKLLTGFSYPSTSGKMWVFNVNTFEAKSHPILKLPRCPSCGSSAGTPVQAQWAL, from the coding sequence ATGACAGATACAGGTGGACTCCCGTCCAAACCCAGGGTGCCCGGGTTCTTCAATGTGCTGCCCATGGAGGGAGACCGGATCCAGCTGAGGAGCGCGCACAGGACGGTCATCCTCAGCGGAAGCTCCGTGAAGGCGGTTGCGCGGCTCCTGGACCTGCTCGATGGGACGCGCGACGTGAGGCAGGTGCTTGCGTGCTTTCCCGAAATACCCGCGGTCGAGGTCCTGAGGACGCTGAGGATGCTATACGAGAGGCGGCTGATAGAGGATGCCGCCGTCCCGGCGCCCGGCGTGGCTCCTGAGACCCCCGCGGCCCCACCCGCTCCCGGCGGGGCGGGGAGGACCTTCTTCTCAATGGTGTTCGGCAACGGGCAGATCGCCCTCGACGTCCTCAAGGCGTCCAGGGTTGTGGTCTTCGGCCTGGGGCGAGTCGGTTCCCACGCGGTCGCGTCGCTGGCGCGGGCGGGGGTGGGCAATATGACGGTGGTCGACGACGGCGTGGTCGATCCCTCGTTACACGAGTGCGGCGGGCTGTACTCGCCGGCCGACACCGGCAGGCCGCGAGCGGAGGTGGCGTGCGAACGCATGGCCGCATCCGGCGCCTGCGCCAGGCCCGAACCGGCCCAGGTCGACCTGGCGAATATCGACCGGATATGCGCCTGCATCCGCGGGGCGGATCTCGTCCTGGTGTGCCAGGACCATCCGGCCGTCTCCATATACCGGGCGATAAATGCCGCTTCCCTCCGCGAGGGCGTGAGGTGGCTTCGCACCGCTCTCGACGGATTTGAAGCGCAACTGGGCCCCTCTGTACTCCCGCGGGACACGGCGTGTTACACCTGCTATGAGAAGCGCGTCAGGGGCAACTGGCCCCACTACGATGAGAACCTCGCCTTTGAGGAATACCTCGCGTCGGGGAACGCACCGGCCGACTACGGTTGCCTCACCCCCATCGCCGGGTTCCTCGGCCACGTTGCGTCGATCGAATGCCTCAAGCTGCTGACAGGATTCTCCTATCCCTCCACGAGCGGGAAGATGTGGGTATTCAACGTCAACACGTTCGAGGCCAAATCACATCCCATACTGAAGCTGCCCAGGTGCCCTTCTTGCGGGTCAAGCGCCGGGACCCCCGTCCAGGCGCAATGGGCGTTGTGA
- a CDS encoding YcaO-like family protein, whose translation MAPVPALEVAPEAAGPELERAMEKGMRLVDERTGIIQRLYDLPLETNDPRFFHVASPLTDTMPYFGVRCFRQNGGCALTRPRAVMAAIGESVERYCGGLPDPDRFVEATPNEMGRDGVAPWELTMFSESQYADERFPLSRPTGETVFRWMKGRSLTRDAEVHVPACFVYVPYPWRDRNEAVTAPISTGLACGGSYEHAVLRGIYEVVERDSFSITWLNRMPVPRLLLDHVENPSLAAVIDRFAEASIDVNVNLATTDLGIPVVITLSLDRTGAGPECVIAARADFDLEHCIMRSLEETAQTRLWARKLLRDTPDFEPQPGYTGITKGQDHVRLFASRGMSRHVQFLTQVTAEARLSSLDQVPAEPVSARIWRCVDALAAKGHEVIAVDVTTPDIAEVGFSVVRIVIPGLHPLEMDHNWRKLGGRRLYEVPYRLGYSDHVATEAEMNPIPHPFP comes from the coding sequence ATGGCGCCTGTACCTGCACTTGAGGTCGCACCGGAGGCTGCCGGCCCCGAGCTGGAACGGGCGATGGAGAAAGGCATGCGCCTGGTCGACGAACGCACCGGAATCATCCAGCGGCTCTACGACCTCCCGCTCGAAACTAACGACCCGCGGTTCTTCCACGTAGCCTCGCCGCTGACCGATACCATGCCGTATTTCGGGGTGCGGTGTTTCCGCCAGAACGGCGGCTGCGCGTTGACGAGGCCCCGCGCGGTTATGGCCGCAATCGGTGAATCGGTGGAGCGGTACTGCGGGGGGCTCCCCGACCCTGACCGTTTCGTCGAGGCCACGCCCAACGAGATGGGGCGCGACGGTGTGGCGCCGTGGGAACTGACGATGTTTTCGGAGAGCCAGTACGCGGACGAGAGGTTTCCGCTGTCGCGCCCAACCGGAGAAACCGTGTTCCGCTGGATGAAGGGGAGGTCCCTGACGCGGGACGCCGAGGTGCACGTTCCCGCCTGCTTTGTGTACGTCCCGTACCCGTGGAGGGACAGGAACGAGGCGGTCACGGCGCCGATCTCCACGGGGCTGGCGTGCGGCGGGTCATACGAGCACGCCGTGTTGCGTGGGATCTATGAAGTGGTTGAGCGGGACTCATTCTCGATAACCTGGTTGAACCGGATGCCCGTGCCGCGCCTGCTGCTGGACCATGTCGAGAACCCTTCGCTGGCGGCGGTCATTGACAGGTTCGCCGAGGCGTCCATCGACGTCAACGTCAACCTGGCAACCACGGACCTCGGGATCCCGGTCGTGATCACCCTTTCCCTGGACCGGACGGGGGCGGGGCCCGAGTGCGTGATAGCCGCGAGGGCTGACTTCGACCTGGAGCACTGCATCATGCGCTCGCTCGAGGAGACGGCCCAGACGAGGCTGTGGGCGCGCAAGCTCCTGCGTGACACGCCAGATTTCGAACCCCAGCCCGGCTACACCGGTATCACGAAGGGGCAGGACCACGTGCGCCTGTTCGCGTCGCGCGGAATGTCGCGGCACGTGCAGTTCCTGACGCAAGTCACTGCAGAAGCGCGACTGAGTTCGCTGGACCAGGTTCCCGCCGAGCCGGTAAGCGCAAGGATATGGCGCTGCGTGGACGCGCTCGCCGCGAAAGGGCACGAGGTCATAGCCGTGGACGTCACCACACCCGACATCGCCGAGGTGGGTTTCAGCGTGGTCCGCATAGTGATACCCGGACTGCATCCACTCGAAATGGACCACAACTGGAGGAAGCTCGGAGGCCGCCGGTTGTACGAAGTTCCGTACCGGCTCGGTTACAGCGACCACGTGGCGACGGAGGCGGAGATGAACCCCATCCCGCACCCATTTCCTTGA
- a CDS encoding AtpZ/AtpI family protein — translation MAGEKGPPGRVISVLQLGFVFIANVLVFTWIGARIDAALSKRGLFTALFIIFGVVTSFVISGIALAGIARRHKE, via the coding sequence GTGGCTGGTGAAAAGGGACCTCCCGGACGTGTCATAAGCGTGCTACAGCTTGGTTTCGTCTTCATCGCCAACGTCCTGGTTTTCACCTGGATAGGCGCCCGCATTGACGCGGCCCTCAGCAAGCGGGGTCTTTTCACTGCGCTGTTCATCATTTTCGGGGTGGTCACGAGCTTCGTGATCTCGGGTATAGCCCTCGCTGGCATAGCCCGCCGGCACAAGGAATAA